A segment of the Candidatus Andeanibacterium colombiense genome:
ATCTGCGCGGCACCTTCTTCCTCACGCAGGCGGTGGCGAAGGCGATGCTGGCCGATGAGGCGGTCCCGGGCCGGTCGATCGTCTCCATCACCTCCGTTGCCGCCCGCGCTGCCAACCCGATGTCGGCCGCCTATTGCATGACCAAGGCGGGCCTTTCGATGATGGTGAGGCTGTTCGCGCTCCGCCTCGCCGCATCCGGGATTGCGAGCTTCGAGGTGCGGCCCGGCCTGATCCGCACGCCGATGAATTCCGACGATCTGCGCCCCTATCTGGCGGCTTTCGAAAGCGGCCGGGTTCCCTACCGCGATTGGGGCCAGATCGATCAGGTCGGCAAGGCCGTCGCGACGCTGGCGTCGGGCGATATCCCCTACAGCACCGGCGAGGTGATCAACGTCGCCGGCGGTTTCCAGATCGAGCAGATTGCATAAATTCATGGCGAGCGAAGAATTTCAGAAACTGGCGGCCTATATGGCGGCCAATCCGATGCCCGAGCTCGGCAATGCCGAGATGCGCGAGCAGATGGACGCGTTCGGCCGGCGTGCAAAACTTCCCGCAGGCATGATCGCCGAGACGCCATCCGATACGCCGGTGCCGGCCCGCCTTCTGACACCTGCGAATGCGGAACCGGGACTGATTCTGTTCGCCCATGGCGGCGGGTTTACCCTGGGGTCGATCGCATCCCACGCGCACGTTGCCGCCTGGCTCGGCGAGGCCGCGCGATGCGCGGTGCTGATTTTTGATTATCGGCTGGCGCCGGAACATCCGTTTCCCGCGGCCCTGCACGACTATCGTGCAGTCTATCGGTGCGCGCTCGACCAGGGGACAGCATCTTCCAGCATCGCCTTTGCCGGCGATTCCGCCGGTGCCAACCTCAGTCTGTCGGTGGTGGTGAACGGCGATCTTCCCCTTCCGGGTGCGGTGGCGATGCTGTCGCCTTCGCTGGATCTCGCGGCCTACCTTGCACTCGATCCAGCGCAAATCTCGGACAAGAGCGTCGATGCGGCCGGCATTGCCGGGGGGTTCCGCGATTATATCGGAAGCGCCAACGCGGCCGATCCGCGGGTGTCACCAAACCGCGGCGGCGTCTCGGGTCTGCCACCCTTGTTCGTCCAGCTTGCGAAGCACGAGGTGTTCGCGCCCGAAGCGCTCGCCTTTGCCGAGCGGGTGAAGGCAGAGGGCGGGGCGGCCGAGATCGATGTGTGGGAGGAAATGGTTCACGATTGGCATTGGTATGCCCCGCGCCTTCCTGAAGCCCGCGAGGCTCTCGAACGGGCAGGGGCGTTCATCCGCCGGCATCTGGCCTGAGGTTGCCTCCCGGCTGCCGGTCTGCGATCAGTTTTCAGAGGAATAAGCCAAATGTCCGATACTACCGTCAGTCTCGGCGCCAGGGACGTGCTTGTCGAAACGCGCCCGAACGGTGAAATCGTCTTGCGGAATCCCGACCCGCTCGGGCCCTATCCGGCGCGCTTTACCGAACGACTGGAGCGATGGGCTGCCGAAGCGCCGGATCGCGTGTTCCTCGGCGAACGCGCGGGATCGGGCTGGCGGACCGTAACCTTCGCGGAAGCTTTGCGTACGGTCGAAGCGATCGGGCAGGCACTCGTGAACCGCGGGCTGGACAGCGGAACGCCGTTGATGATCCTCGCCGCCAACTCGATCGATCATGCGCTCGTCGCGCTTGCCTGCATGCATGTCGGCGTCCCTTCCGCGCCGATTTCGCTCGGCTATGCGACGCTCTCGACCGATTTCGAACGGCTTGCCTATGCGGTCGGGAAAGTCGGGCCCGCGGCGGTGTTCACCAACGATGCGGGCCAGTTCGCGACGGCGCTGACCGCGGTCCTTCCTCCGGACATGGAAATCATCGCGACCTCGGGCACCATTCCCGGCCGCACCGTCACGCCGCTGGCGGAGTTGAAAGCCACCGTGGCCGGACCGGGCATGGCAGCCGCGCGCGATGCGGTGACCGCGGATACGCCGGCGCGGCTCATCTTCACCTCGGGCTCCAGTTCGCTGCCGAAGGCGGTGATCAATACCCACGGCATGCTTGCGTCGAACCAGCAGATGCATGCGCAGGTATGGCGCTTCATGGAAGAAACGCCGCCGGTGATGGCGGATTGGGCGCCGTGGAATCATACCGCCGGGGCCAATGTCGCCCTGGGGGCGGCCGTCTATTTCGGCGGTTCGCTCTATATCGACGACGGCCGTGCAACTCCGAAGGAAATTCGCCGCTCGGTCGAGAATGCGGCGGAGATTCGCCCGACGGTCTATTTCGGGGTTCCGCTGGTCTATCAGCTGATCGCGCCGATCCTGCGCGCGGACCCGGCCTTGCGCGAAGGGTTCTTCGGCAGGCTGCAGATGCTGTTCTATGCCGGCGGCATGATCGCCGACGGCGTGTGGGACGATCTGCGCTCGATGATGGTCGAGACCCGCGGGGACCATGTCTACACCTGCGGCGGCTACGGCGCGACCGAGATGTCCCCCAGCGTATTGCTGAGTTCGTGGGATGCCGGCCGTCCGGGGATCGTCGGCCTGCCCGTGCCCGGGATTACACTGAAATTGACCCCCATCGGCGAAAAACTCGAAGCGCGTGTGAAGGGCCCATCGGTGACGCCGGGATATTGGCGGAGCGAAGAGGCGACGACCAAAGCTTATGACGAAGAGCGCTGGTACTGCACCGGCGACGCGGTACGCTTCGTCGATCCCGATCACCCGCTCGAGGGCATGCTCTACGATGGTCGATTGTCCGAGAACTTCAAACTGAGCACCGGAACCTGGGTGGCGGTCGCAAATCTGCGCACGCAGGCAGTGAAGTACTTCGAGCCGCTGGTGGGCGACGCGGTGGTTGTCGGCCAGGGCGAAAGCGAGATCGGTCTGGTGCTGTTCCCGATCCTGGAGGCCGGACGCAGAATCGCCGGATGCGAGGAGGCCGAAAGTCTGCCGGAATTGCTGGCGATGCCCAGCTTCCAGGATGAAATCCAGCGCCGCCTTGAAGCATTGAGCATGACCGGCAGTTCTGCGACGACCCGGGTGACTCGTGCCGTTCTGGTGGCTGAGCCGCCCTCCGGCGTCGAGATCACCGATAAGAACACGCTGAGTTTCAATGCCGTGATG
Coding sequences within it:
- a CDS encoding 3-ketoacyl-ACP reductase encodes the protein MTRPIAWVTGANRGIGRGISAALAARGFDLVGTDLDENDDTRTTGAMVEEAGGSFRFLQGDIGHAGDAADLAAAAMRDGPIHCLVNNAGLQTRQRVDILELPEAEFDRLMAVNLRGTFFLTQAVAKAMLADEAVPGRSIVSITSVAARAANPMSAAYCMTKAGLSMMVRLFALRLAASGIASFEVRPGLIRTPMNSDDLRPYLAAFESGRVPYRDWGQIDQVGKAVATLASGDIPYSTGEVINVAGGFQIEQIA
- a CDS encoding alpha/beta hydrolase translates to MASEEFQKLAAYMAANPMPELGNAEMREQMDAFGRRAKLPAGMIAETPSDTPVPARLLTPANAEPGLILFAHGGGFTLGSIASHAHVAAWLGEAARCAVLIFDYRLAPEHPFPAALHDYRAVYRCALDQGTASSSIAFAGDSAGANLSLSVVVNGDLPLPGAVAMLSPSLDLAAYLALDPAQISDKSVDAAGIAGGFRDYIGSANAADPRVSPNRGGVSGLPPLFVQLAKHEVFAPEALAFAERVKAEGGAAEIDVWEEMVHDWHWYAPRLPEAREALERAGAFIRRHLA
- a CDS encoding feruloyl-CoA synthase, translating into MSDTTVSLGARDVLVETRPNGEIVLRNPDPLGPYPARFTERLERWAAEAPDRVFLGERAGSGWRTVTFAEALRTVEAIGQALVNRGLDSGTPLMILAANSIDHALVALACMHVGVPSAPISLGYATLSTDFERLAYAVGKVGPAAVFTNDAGQFATALTAVLPPDMEIIATSGTIPGRTVTPLAELKATVAGPGMAAARDAVTADTPARLIFTSGSSSLPKAVINTHGMLASNQQMHAQVWRFMEETPPVMADWAPWNHTAGANVALGAAVYFGGSLYIDDGRATPKEIRRSVENAAEIRPTVYFGVPLVYQLIAPILRADPALREGFFGRLQMLFYAGGMIADGVWDDLRSMMVETRGDHVYTCGGYGATEMSPSVLLSSWDAGRPGIVGLPVPGITLKLTPIGEKLEARVKGPSVTPGYWRSEEATTKAYDEERWYCTGDAVRFVDPDHPLEGMLYDGRLSENFKLSTGTWVAVANLRTQAVKYFEPLVGDAVVVGQGESEIGLVLFPILEAGRRIAGCEEAESLPELLAMPSFQDEIQRRLEALSMTGSSATTRVTRAVLVAEPPSGVEITDKNTLSFNAVMNRREADIRALYSGETGDRFVYSQAASVLSRTN